From one Catellatospora sp. IY07-71 genomic stretch:
- a CDS encoding STAS domain-containing protein — MSDRLRLRLYSSPLGLYLTADGCIDGSTVQQVTTAVDLALTRLNPVRITVDLTAVTYLDVAGVATLIACRRDARARGAHLTVTQPSSQVRATVLACGAGDLLDVGGAVDPPLPAADTWRRCRRPSLRSLRPPGRARRVPRNEPTR, encoded by the coding sequence GTGAGCGACCGGTTGCGGCTGCGACTGTACTCCAGCCCGCTGGGTCTGTACCTGACTGCCGATGGCTGCATCGACGGCAGCACCGTCCAGCAGGTCACCACCGCCGTCGACCTCGCCTTGACCCGGCTCAACCCCGTACGGATCACCGTCGACCTCACCGCCGTCACCTACCTCGACGTCGCCGGTGTTGCGACACTCATCGCATGCCGGCGCGACGCCCGCGCCAGAGGTGCCCACCTGACCGTGACTCAGCCGAGCAGCCAGGTGCGTGCCACGGTCCTGGCCTGCGGTGCCGGCGACCTACTCGACGTCGGTGGCGCCGTCGATCCGCCGCTACCAGCCGCCGACACGTGGCGGCGCTGCCGCCGCCCGAGCCTGCGCAGCCTGCGCCCGCCTGGCCGAGCACGCCGCGTCCCCCGCAACGAACCCACCCGCTGA
- a CDS encoding STAS domain-containing protein produces the protein MTSERLHLRLGATAAGLRLVASGPLNAETARQLGQAISLALHRLRAQRLTLDLAAVDTVDAAGVAALIRGRVEAGRCDVVLTITDPSPALLHAMRQHAPASPSIGAGLVTARLPTRARRRLPCLRSLRHRRLDPMR, from the coding sequence GTGACGAGCGAGCGTCTGCACCTGCGTCTAGGAGCCACCGCAGCCGGCCTGCGGCTGGTCGCCAGCGGACCGCTGAACGCCGAAACCGCACGCCAGCTCGGACAGGCCATCAGCCTGGCGCTGCACCGACTACGCGCCCAGCGGCTCACCCTGGACCTCGCGGCCGTCGACACCGTCGACGCCGCCGGTGTCGCGGCACTGATCCGGGGCCGGGTCGAAGCCGGCCGCTGCGACGTCGTGCTGACCATCACCGACCCCTCCCCTGCCCTCCTGCACGCGATGCGGCAACACGCGCCCGCATCTCCATCAATCGGTGCCGGGCTGGTGACAGCTCGGCTTCCGACGCGCGCCCGTCGCCGCCTGCCCTGCCTGCGTTCACTTCGGCACCGCCGACTCGATCCGATGCGGTGA
- a CDS encoding response regulator transcription factor: MLAVLLIEDDDRIRLSLSLALEDEGYTVHTAATAEEGLLRQRGEPADTVLVDLMLPGIDGFQCIRELRRDDDVPIVVVSARDDTHDIVAALEAGADDYVVKPVAVKELSARLRALRRRGRSGPSAQPGQVDLGDLQVRAQAGEVLLRGQQVTLTRTEFRLLCELAEHAGQVLSRQQLLARVWEYDFGDERLVDVHVGRLRQKIEDDPGSPRRLVTVRGLGYKMPR, translated from the coding sequence GTGCTTGCGGTACTGCTGATCGAAGACGACGACCGGATCCGCCTGTCGCTGAGCCTGGCGCTGGAGGACGAGGGTTACACGGTGCACACCGCCGCGACAGCCGAGGAAGGGCTGCTGCGTCAGCGGGGCGAGCCCGCCGACACGGTGCTGGTCGACCTGATGCTGCCCGGCATCGACGGGTTCCAGTGCATCCGGGAGCTGCGCCGCGACGACGACGTCCCGATCGTGGTCGTCAGCGCCCGCGACGACACCCACGACATCGTCGCCGCGCTCGAGGCCGGCGCGGACGACTACGTGGTCAAGCCCGTCGCGGTCAAGGAGCTGTCGGCGCGGCTGCGGGCGCTGCGCCGCCGTGGCCGCAGCGGACCATCCGCACAACCGGGACAGGTGGACCTCGGCGATCTGCAGGTCCGCGCCCAGGCCGGTGAGGTGCTGCTGCGCGGGCAGCAGGTCACGCTGACCCGCACCGAGTTCCGGCTGCTGTGTGAGCTGGCCGAGCACGCCGGGCAGGTCCTGTCCCGCCAGCAGCTGCTGGCGCGGGTGTGGGAGTACGACTTCGGCGACGAACGCCTCGTCGACGTGCACGTCGGCCGCCTGCGCCAGAAGATCGAAGACGACCCGGGCTCGCCGCGGCGGCTGGTGACCGTGCGCGGGCTCGGCTACAAGATGCCGCGATGA
- a CDS encoding GerMN domain-containing protein yields MRRHRIAAAAAGGVILAALAAGCGVPVEDTAREVEQTGNNAPSAAPTPAVAASGPITEKLYLLRDGHLIAVERKVPAQPDAQQLLADLLAGPTPAEQEAGLNSALTGTTAINSATDAAGSATVELSTALEGTGRSDDVLAFGQLVCTLSSRPDINQVVFTRQGQRVGVPRGNGALTEDPLTCADYGNLEAQ; encoded by the coding sequence ATGAGACGTCATCGCATCGCAGCGGCCGCCGCAGGCGGCGTCATCCTGGCGGCGCTCGCAGCCGGCTGCGGGGTGCCCGTCGAAGACACCGCCCGCGAAGTCGAGCAGACCGGCAACAACGCCCCATCGGCAGCCCCGACACCAGCGGTTGCGGCGTCCGGGCCCATCACCGAAAAGCTGTACCTGTTGCGCGACGGCCACCTCATCGCCGTCGAACGCAAAGTCCCCGCCCAGCCCGACGCCCAGCAACTGCTCGCCGACCTGCTCGCCGGGCCGACCCCCGCCGAACAGGAAGCAGGCCTCAACAGCGCGCTGACCGGCACCACCGCGATCAACTCCGCCACCGACGCCGCCGGGTCGGCCACCGTCGAGCTGTCCACCGCGCTGGAGGGCACCGGGCGCAGCGACGACGTCCTCGCCTTCGGGCAGCTGGTGTGCACCCTGTCCAGCCGACCCGACATCAACCAGGTCGTCTTCACCCGCCAGGGCCAGCGAGTCGGCGTGCCGCGCGGCAACGGCGCGCTCACCGAAGACCCGCTGACCTGCGCCGACTACGGCAACCTCGAAGCTCAGTGA
- a CDS encoding STAS domain-containing protein: MVDEPSRASQTTQMVPLVEVQVCGDLDASSAPGVNDVLSEALALHPRQLVIDLARCDVIDAAGILLLLDAHRRAIRDGGMVALRSPSARARRNLKLAKVDRVLQVISPDGDLTLGISPDSDFAVGEVTR; the protein is encoded by the coding sequence ATGGTGGACGAACCGAGCCGCGCGTCGCAGACGACGCAGATGGTGCCGCTTGTCGAGGTGCAGGTCTGCGGCGACCTCGACGCGAGTTCCGCTCCGGGCGTCAACGACGTACTGTCGGAGGCGCTCGCCTTGCACCCGCGGCAGTTGGTCATCGACCTGGCCCGGTGCGACGTCATCGATGCCGCCGGGATCCTGCTGCTACTGGACGCGCACCGCCGCGCCATCCGCGACGGCGGCATGGTCGCGTTGCGTTCGCCCTCGGCCAGAGCCCGCCGCAACCTGAAGCTGGCGAAAGTCGACCGGGTGTTGCAGGTCATCTCCCCCGACGGTGACCTGACCCTCGGCATCTCCCCTGACAGCGACTTCGCAGTCGGCGAGGTGACCCGATGA
- a CDS encoding STAS domain-containing protein, whose product MSDDLALRMAGRQRQLRVTAVGGLHADTAHRLPKVVLGLLRQYAPTAVLLDLGAVTRIDAVGIAALMLCQKAAERHGCAFRLDACSPAVRSALRNHHARHLVPEPPRHHAMPLRRLRTGTVCPGRARPPRFTGHDLGGRR is encoded by the coding sequence ATGAGCGACGACCTCGCGCTGCGCATGGCAGGCCGGCAGCGGCAGCTGCGCGTCACCGCCGTCGGCGGCCTGCACGCCGACACCGCCCACCGGCTGCCGAAGGTCGTGCTCGGTCTCCTGCGCCAGTACGCGCCGACAGCGGTGCTCCTCGACCTCGGGGCCGTCACCCGCATCGACGCCGTCGGCATCGCGGCGCTCATGCTGTGCCAGAAGGCCGCCGAACGCCACGGCTGCGCGTTCCGCCTCGACGCATGCTCCCCCGCTGTCCGGTCGGCGCTGCGCAACCACCACGCCCGTCACCTGGTCCCTGAACCGCCGCGCCACCACGCGATGCCGCTGCGGCGCCTGCGCACCGGCACCGTGTGCCCCGGCCGGGCCCGGCCGCCACGATTCACCGGCCATGACCTCGGCGGCCGACGGTGA
- a CDS encoding trehalose-6-phosphate synthase gives MSDTGRYQLIMAADRVPPADPDECIDHVDAGLSTLRPYTDLQSGTWLAADTGQADTGDAAQAAAQLRSLCHHQPAAFAEDWFDDYLAVNRRLAATATCLAAEQAVMWVHGHRLQLLPGIMRRLRPDLGTVLQLHSTFPPAELFVRLPEHRELLSGLLGADVVVLPHRRAAVNLLDLAGRVHGLPVRDGQIAVGNRRVRVLAYPMPADSAGMRRLARSAPVRARAQQIRTALRVAGPVLLSVAGWDPAEAVEQRLAAFDRFLAEHRPAPSTVALLHVGCGEPQTPAEHEQRERVDRLIAKINGTYAEIGQPVVHYLRATPDRRELASLYLACDAVLATPDHHGTAAHAHEFVAAHGGAPVVVSELTCDGADLPGAVVVNPHDTSAFCAAIARVAGISGPVPVAGAAAAAPAPEAWARRLMAVVRARAAAPAQPARRRQPTAAGTTRPAGHPAAHDNPRKIDAR, from the coding sequence ATGAGTGACACCGGCCGATACCAGCTGATCATGGCGGCCGACCGTGTTCCGCCGGCTGATCCCGACGAGTGCATCGACCATGTCGACGCCGGACTTTCCACGCTACGGCCCTACACCGACCTGCAGAGCGGGACCTGGCTGGCCGCCGACACCGGCCAGGCGGATACCGGCGATGCCGCGCAAGCGGCGGCGCAGCTGCGGTCGCTGTGCCACCACCAGCCGGCCGCCTTCGCCGAGGACTGGTTCGACGACTACCTGGCCGTCAACCGGCGGCTGGCCGCCACAGCCACGTGCCTTGCCGCCGAGCAGGCGGTCATGTGGGTACACGGGCACCGGCTGCAGCTGCTGCCCGGCATCATGCGGCGGCTGCGACCCGACCTGGGCACCGTGTTGCAGCTGCACAGCACGTTCCCTCCCGCGGAGCTGTTCGTGCGGCTGCCCGAGCACCGTGAGCTGCTGTCCGGGTTGCTGGGCGCCGACGTCGTCGTGCTTCCCCACCGGCGTGCGGCTGTCAACCTGCTCGATCTGGCCGGGCGGGTGCACGGGCTGCCGGTGCGCGACGGACAGATCGCCGTCGGCAACCGCCGGGTGCGGGTGCTGGCCTACCCCATGCCCGCCGACTCGGCGGGCATGCGACGCCTGGCCCGGTCCGCGCCGGTGCGGGCCCGCGCCCAGCAGATCCGCACCGCGCTACGGGTGGCCGGTCCGGTGCTGCTGTCGGTGGCCGGCTGGGACCCCGCCGAAGCGGTCGAGCAGCGGCTGGCCGCGTTCGACCGGTTCCTGGCCGAGCACCGCCCGGCCCCTTCCACCGTCGCGCTGCTACACGTCGGATGCGGCGAGCCGCAGACACCGGCCGAGCACGAGCAGCGCGAACGCGTCGACCGGCTCATCGCGAAGATCAACGGAACGTACGCCGAGATCGGCCAGCCGGTCGTGCACTATCTGCGGGCCACCCCGGACCGGCGGGAGCTGGCATCGCTTTATCTTGCCTGCGACGCGGTCCTGGCCACCCCCGATCATCACGGCACGGCGGCGCACGCGCACGAGTTCGTCGCCGCGCACGGCGGCGCCCCGGTCGTGGTCAGCGAGCTCACCTGCGACGGCGCGGACCTGCCGGGTGCGGTCGTGGTCAACCCGCACGACACCTCGGCGTTCTGCGCCGCGATAGCCCGGGTGGCCGGTATCAGCGGACCGGTGCCCGTCGCCGGGGCCGCTGCAGCGGCGCCAGCGCCGGAGGCCTGGGCCCGGCGGCTGATGGCCGTCGTCCGCGCCCGTGCCGCTGCCCCCGCCCAGCCCGCCCGCCGCCGCCAGCCCACCGCGGCGGGCACGACCCGCCCTGCCGGGCATCCGGCCGCGCACGACAACCCAAGGAAGATCGACGCAAGGTGA
- a CDS encoding ADP-ribosylglycohydrolase family protein: MTFPLNQQQQLRRVHGCLLVAACADLIAAPLNGRTVPDPAQMEVILRASPRQLQPSPAALQMTVLAEHLAAHDGRINDDGLASELAKQWPADRPDLAGTGTARVLGAVAAGTRWWQVAPKVHHGAGSFGSVAAVRACAAGLVPGVGAAAAAALGRRSAGITHTHLLARDGAAATAAAVALAVRSQPGAPADKYRFLSAVAAQMRTNEFRSALRTVQTLVRHRSAPAETAATLGADRTALRSVPAALTAFLRHPDEPTAAIRYALMMGGQTQTTATIVGAIIGARHPEHTLAMPWRPDVVRLLRLRAAAADLSAAVARGNRPTAGHHDEEVS; the protein is encoded by the coding sequence GTGACATTCCCGCTCAACCAGCAGCAGCAGCTGCGACGTGTGCACGGCTGCCTGCTGGTGGCCGCGTGCGCCGACCTGATCGCCGCACCGCTCAACGGGCGTACCGTGCCCGACCCGGCGCAGATGGAGGTGATCCTGCGCGCCTCACCGCGCCAGCTGCAGCCCAGCCCGGCCGCGTTGCAGATGACGGTGCTCGCCGAGCATCTGGCCGCTCACGACGGCCGGATCAACGACGACGGCCTGGCCTCGGAGCTGGCTAAACAGTGGCCGGCTGACCGGCCGGATCTGGCCGGCACCGGCACTGCCCGGGTGCTGGGTGCGGTCGCCGCAGGCACCCGCTGGTGGCAGGTCGCCCCCAAGGTCCACCACGGCGCCGGCAGCTTCGGCAGCGTAGCCGCGGTCCGTGCGTGCGCCGCCGGCCTGGTGCCAGGTGTGGGTGCCGCCGCCGCAGCAGCACTGGGCCGGCGGTCTGCCGGGATAACGCACACCCATCTGCTGGCCCGCGACGGGGCGGCGGCGACCGCCGCCGCGGTGGCGCTGGCCGTGCGCAGCCAGCCCGGCGCGCCCGCCGACAAGTACCGGTTCCTGTCGGCGGTGGCCGCGCAGATGCGCACGAACGAGTTCCGTTCCGCGCTGCGCACGGTCCAGACGCTGGTCCGGCATCGCAGCGCCCCCGCGGAGACCGCCGCGACGCTGGGCGCCGACCGCACAGCCCTGCGCAGCGTGCCAGCCGCGCTGACCGCGTTCTTACGCCACCCGGACGAGCCCACCGCCGCCATCCGGTACGCCCTGATGATGGGCGGGCAGACCCAGACCACCGCCACGATCGTCGGCGCGATCATCGGCGCCCGCCACCCCGAACACACCCTGGCCATGCCGTGGCGGCCCGACGTCGTACGGCTGCTGCGCCTGCGCGCCGCCGCGGCCGATCTGTCGGCGGCCGTCGCCCGCGGCAACAGGCCGACCGCCGGACACCATGATGAGGAGGTGTCATGA
- a CDS encoding STAS domain-containing protein: MIDGHSHGPVAAWRVPEVEVRIVGDLDAWSADQASRVLDEAMRLRPEVLALDMAGCRFLDVAGAMLIVQTHQRMRYAGGTLSVRSALPQIAMTLRAADPHGVVQVLPADRPLPRHAAGDR, encoded by the coding sequence GTGATCGACGGTCACAGCCACGGTCCAGTAGCAGCGTGGCGGGTTCCGGAGGTCGAGGTCCGCATCGTCGGCGACCTGGATGCCTGGTCGGCTGACCAGGCCAGCCGGGTACTGGACGAAGCGATGCGGCTCAGGCCCGAAGTCCTGGCCCTCGACATGGCCGGATGCCGTTTCCTGGACGTCGCCGGTGCCATGCTGATCGTGCAGACACACCAGCGGATGCGCTACGCGGGCGGGACGCTCAGCGTCCGCTCGGCGCTGCCGCAGATCGCCATGACCTTGCGGGCAGCCGACCCCCACGGGGTGGTGCAGGTTCTGCCGGCTGACCGGCCGTTACCCCGGCACGCCGCAGGCGACCGCTGA
- a CDS encoding STAS domain-containing protein, which produces MSEHLHLRLHATAGGLCLDARGRLDVVSRGRLAQALTAIFDHLPMRRLVLGLYRLDAIDRAGVAALVAAQEQARQRGVDLLVRGPQDHVRAALAALGAVGLLADGADESWGHLPSRLRRRLVRAAGWGCPCPTRPRSRPQRCARPTR; this is translated from the coding sequence ATGTCCGAGCATCTGCACCTGAGACTGCACGCCACCGCAGGCGGGCTGTGCCTGGATGCCCGCGGCCGATTGGACGTCGTGTCCCGCGGTCGGCTGGCACAGGCCCTGACCGCGATCTTCGATCATCTTCCGATGCGTCGGCTGGTGCTCGGCCTGTACCGGCTCGACGCCATCGACCGGGCCGGTGTCGCCGCGCTGGTCGCCGCGCAGGAGCAGGCGCGACAGCGCGGAGTCGACCTGCTGGTCCGGGGGCCTCAGGACCACGTCCGAGCCGCTTTGGCCGCCCTCGGCGCCGTCGGTCTGCTCGCCGATGGCGCTGACGAGTCGTGGGGGCACCTGCCGTCTCGGCTGCGCAGGCGCCTTGTCCGCGCCGCCGGATGGGGCTGCCCGTGTCCCACCCGCCCGCGAAGCAGGCCGCAGCGATGCGCACGACCGACACGTTGA
- a CDS encoding trehalose-6-phosphate synthase: protein MTSDHDPATASVGSARYDLLVLANRLPVDRVTDPAGGDRWQRSPGGLVTALHPIMQQHAGAWIGWHGQPGPAPAPFTHDGIHLHPVELSEHDVDGYYEGQSNATIWPLYHDAVEQPVFDRGWRRSYHTVNERFAATAARLAAPGALVWVHDYHLQLVPGMLRRLRPDLRIGFFLHIPFPPVELFCQMPLRDEIMRGLLGADLVGFQHPHGTRNFQQLAVDLLGAKLTGDVIEHGEGTTTAATFPISIDVATQQRLADDPQVRTRATEIRRELGDPATLILGVDRLDYTKGIEHRLAAFGELLNEGRLDPAQTVMVQVAVPSRQRIDHYQALRERVERTVSRINGVHAGIGRLCVHYLHQSYDRAELAALYLAADVMAVTPLRDGMNLVAKEYVATRADGTGALVLSEFAGAAAELRQAWTVNPHDLDQLKDAIVAAAHATPDEQIARMQPMRAHLRRHDVNRWAADFLSRLDRPVVQGQAEAAA, encoded by the coding sequence ATGACATCCGACCACGACCCCGCCACTGCCAGCGTCGGCAGTGCCCGCTACGACCTGCTCGTGCTGGCCAACCGGCTGCCCGTCGACCGCGTCACCGATCCAGCAGGCGGCGACCGGTGGCAGCGCAGCCCGGGCGGCCTGGTCACCGCCCTGCACCCGATCATGCAGCAGCACGCCGGTGCGTGGATCGGCTGGCACGGCCAGCCGGGTCCGGCGCCGGCCCCGTTCACCCACGACGGCATCCACCTGCACCCCGTCGAGCTGTCCGAGCATGACGTCGACGGCTACTACGAGGGCCAGTCCAACGCCACCATCTGGCCGCTCTACCACGACGCCGTCGAACAGCCGGTCTTCGACCGCGGCTGGCGGCGCAGCTACCACACTGTCAACGAACGCTTCGCGGCAACCGCCGCACGACTGGCCGCCCCCGGAGCACTGGTCTGGGTACACGACTACCACCTACAACTGGTCCCCGGCATGCTCCGCCGGCTGCGTCCCGACCTGCGCATCGGGTTCTTCCTGCACATCCCGTTCCCGCCGGTCGAGCTGTTCTGCCAGATGCCGCTACGCGACGAGATCATGCGCGGGCTGCTCGGCGCCGACCTCGTCGGCTTCCAGCACCCCCACGGAACCCGCAACTTCCAGCAGCTGGCCGTGGATCTGCTAGGGGCGAAACTCACCGGCGACGTGATCGAGCACGGTGAGGGGACCACCACCGCGGCGACGTTCCCGATCTCCATCGACGTCGCCACACAGCAGCGGCTGGCCGACGACCCGCAGGTACGGACGCGAGCGACCGAGATACGCCGCGAGCTTGGCGACCCGGCGACGCTGATCCTCGGCGTGGACCGGCTCGACTACACCAAAGGCATCGAACACCGCCTGGCCGCATTCGGGGAGCTGCTGAACGAGGGCCGCCTGGACCCTGCGCAGACGGTGATGGTGCAGGTCGCCGTGCCCAGCCGCCAGCGCATCGACCACTATCAGGCGTTACGGGAGCGGGTCGAGCGGACGGTCAGCCGCATCAACGGCGTCCACGCCGGCATCGGGCGGCTGTGCGTGCACTACCTGCACCAGTCCTACGACCGCGCGGAGCTGGCGGCGCTGTACCTGGCCGCCGATGTGATGGCGGTGACGCCGCTGCGCGACGGCATGAACCTGGTCGCCAAAGAGTACGTCGCCACCCGCGCCGACGGCACCGGCGCGCTGGTGCTCAGCGAATTCGCCGGAGCCGCCGCCGAGCTGCGCCAGGCCTGGACCGTCAACCCCCACGACCTCGACCAGCTCAAGGACGCCATCGTTGCCGCCGCCCACGCCACACCCGACGAGCAGATCGCCCGCATGCAGCCGATGCGGGCCCACCTGCGCCGCCACGACGTCAACCGGTGGGCGGCGGACTTCCTCAGCAGGCTCGACCGCCCCGTAGTGCAGGGCCAGGCGGAAGCCGCTGCCTGA
- a CDS encoding HAMP domain-containing sensor histidine kinase, giving the protein MKRPGLRARVTAGFAVGALLVSAAMALLSYQLTERFLLDERERTAKRAVMADARIVRAGLDVDDPEVLPVLRSLDTGANRRALLWHDGDFYSRTVVDNTLTDSLPDSVVTMVGQGKAGVQRVHIGDRPAMVFGIPLGPDTALYEIDYMGELDGNLKVLGLVLTLVAAGTTVAGALLGMYASRRVMRPLATVADAARDIAGGNLAARLDPATEPDLARLATSFNDMVDQLSARMQRDRRFAADVSHELRSPLQTLAAAASVLERRRDQFDPRTASATGLLVEEVQRFQELVTDLLELARSDQPADSAPVDVAAVARQVCRHRGLPTTLVTVEPDTSPIWHVDRRRIEQVLANLIDNAQAHGGGAVAVRLTGHSSVRILEVDDEGPGVSPDDRDTIFDRFVRGRSAGARGDNDGTGLGLALVAQHVTAHAGTVQVLDRPGGGARFRIELPLERP; this is encoded by the coding sequence ATGAAGCGCCCCGGCCTGCGCGCGAGGGTCACCGCCGGGTTCGCCGTCGGCGCCCTGCTGGTGTCGGCGGCGATGGCGCTGCTGTCCTACCAGCTGACCGAACGGTTCCTGCTCGACGAACGCGAACGCACCGCCAAACGCGCGGTGATGGCCGACGCCCGGATCGTGCGCGCGGGCCTCGACGTCGACGACCCTGAGGTCCTGCCGGTGCTGCGCTCACTGGACACCGGCGCCAACCGCCGGGCGCTGCTGTGGCACGACGGCGACTTCTACTCCCGCACCGTCGTGGACAACACGCTCACCGACAGCCTGCCCGACAGTGTCGTGACCATGGTCGGCCAGGGCAAGGCAGGCGTGCAACGAGTGCATATCGGCGACCGTCCTGCGATGGTGTTCGGCATCCCCCTCGGCCCCGACACAGCCCTCTACGAGATCGACTACATGGGCGAGCTCGACGGCAACCTCAAAGTCCTCGGCCTGGTCCTGACCCTCGTCGCTGCCGGCACCACTGTCGCGGGGGCGCTACTGGGCATGTACGCCAGCCGCCGCGTCATGCGGCCGCTGGCCACCGTCGCCGACGCCGCCCGCGACATCGCGGGCGGCAACCTGGCAGCCCGCCTGGATCCGGCAACCGAGCCGGATCTGGCGCGGCTGGCCACCTCGTTCAACGACATGGTCGACCAGCTGTCGGCCCGGATGCAACGCGACCGCCGCTTCGCTGCCGACGTCAGCCACGAACTGCGCTCACCCCTGCAGACCCTCGCCGCGGCCGCCAGCGTCCTCGAACGCCGCCGCGACCAGTTCGACCCACGCACCGCCAGCGCCACCGGACTGCTCGTCGAGGAAGTCCAGCGGTTTCAGGAACTCGTAACCGACCTGCTCGAACTGGCCCGCAGCGACCAGCCCGCCGACAGCGCCCCCGTTGACGTCGCCGCCGTCGCCCGCCAGGTATGCCGCCATCGCGGCCTGCCCACCACGCTGGTCACCGTCGAACCGGACACCAGCCCGATATGGCACGTCGACCGCCGACGCATCGAACAGGTCCTGGCCAACCTCATCGACAACGCCCAAGCCCACGGCGGCGGCGCGGTCGCCGTCCGCCTGACCGGGCACTCCAGCGTCCGGATCCTGGAAGTCGACGACGAAGGCCCAGGCGTCAGCCCCGACGACCGCGACACGATCTTCGACCGGTTCGTCCGCGGCCGCTCCGCCGGAGCCCGCGGCGACAACGACGGCACCGGACTCGGCCTGGCCCTGGTCGCCCAGCACGTCACCGCCCACGCCGGCACCGTGCAGGTCCTCGACCGGCCCGGCGGCGGCGCGCGCTTCCGCATCGAACTTCCCCTGGAGCGCCCATGA